The following are from one region of the Tautonia marina genome:
- a CDS encoding cupin domain-containing protein, which produces MSDTPSEPTADAYFISAGSGKHHPLFPGVDLRVTAGQGIMLSVVEFQPGGVVPEHSHPHEQMGYLVSGRLEFTVSGITRILEPGDLWRIPGGVPHRVVALDGPAVALDVFHPIREDYL; this is translated from the coding sequence ATGTCCGACACCCCCTCCGAACCGACGGCCGACGCCTACTTCATCTCCGCCGGCTCCGGCAAGCACCATCCCCTGTTCCCCGGTGTCGATCTCCGCGTCACCGCTGGCCAGGGAATCATGCTCTCGGTCGTCGAGTTCCAACCCGGCGGCGTCGTCCCCGAACACTCCCACCCGCACGAGCAGATGGGCTACCTCGTCTCCGGCCGCCTCGAATTCACCGTCAGCGGCATCACCCGGATCCTCGAACCCGGCGACCTCTGGCGCATTCCCGGCGGTGTTCCTCACCGCGTCGTCGCCCTCGACGGCCCCGCCGTCGCCCTCGACGTCTTCCACCCCATTCGCGAAGACTACCTCTAA
- the aroF gene encoding 3-deoxy-7-phosphoheptulonate synthase yields MIVVMKPDATEAQISHVRDHISSLGLQPQVIVGEHQTVIAAIGQERPGLVEALEPAEGVVKVLPIMAPYKRASSELKTERTVVRAGSLEVGGKRIGVIAGPCSVESEEQIVSITRKLKELGATGLRGGAYKPRTSPYSFQGHKVDGLKMLATARAETGLAIVTEVMAPEHVPVVAEYADVLQIGARNMQNYQLLQAVGDSGKPAFLKRGMSATMEEFLLAAEYILDRGNENVMLCERGIRAFEDHTRFTLPLASVPYLQMKTHLPVVVDPSHGTGKAALVPAMARAAIAAGADGLMVEVHDDPEHAMSDGAQTITPEAFAKMMAECRRVAEAVDRIL; encoded by the coding sequence GTGATTGTCGTGATGAAGCCGGACGCGACCGAAGCACAGATTTCCCACGTGCGCGATCATATTTCCTCGCTCGGCTTGCAACCGCAGGTCATTGTGGGAGAACACCAAACAGTGATTGCCGCCATTGGTCAGGAGCGACCGGGGTTGGTCGAGGCCCTGGAGCCGGCCGAGGGAGTGGTCAAGGTCTTGCCGATCATGGCGCCCTACAAGCGGGCGTCGTCGGAACTGAAAACCGAGCGGACGGTGGTCCGGGCCGGATCGCTGGAGGTGGGCGGGAAGCGGATCGGGGTGATCGCCGGCCCGTGCTCGGTCGAGAGTGAGGAACAGATTGTCAGCATCACCCGGAAACTGAAGGAGCTGGGGGCGACCGGCCTTCGGGGCGGGGCGTACAAGCCGAGGACCAGCCCGTACAGCTTCCAGGGGCACAAGGTGGATGGCCTGAAGATGCTGGCCACGGCTCGGGCCGAAACCGGCCTGGCCATTGTGACTGAGGTGATGGCGCCGGAACACGTGCCGGTCGTGGCCGAGTACGCCGACGTGCTCCAGATCGGGGCGCGCAATATGCAGAACTATCAGTTGTTGCAGGCTGTGGGAGACTCAGGGAAGCCGGCCTTCCTGAAGCGCGGCATGAGCGCGACAATGGAGGAGTTTCTGCTGGCGGCCGAGTATATTCTCGATCGTGGGAATGAGAATGTGATGCTCTGCGAGCGCGGGATTCGAGCGTTTGAGGATCACACGCGCTTCACCTTGCCGCTGGCGTCGGTCCCGTATTTGCAAATGAAGACGCACTTGCCGGTCGTGGTCGATCCGTCGCACGGCACGGGCAAGGCGGCGCTGGTGCCCGCGATGGCTCGGGCCGCAATTGCCGCCGGAGCCGATGGCTTGATGGTCGAGGTGCACGACGACCCCGAACACGCCATGAGCGACGGCGCCCAGACGATCACCCCCGAGGCCTTCGCCAAGATGATGGCCGAGTGCCGACGGGTGGCCGAGGCGGTCGATCGCATTCTTTGA
- a CDS encoding HD domain-containing protein codes for MTDPLSPRFERALRWATIWHDGQHRKASPTPYVQHPIAVAWILDRLGYDEDVVIAALLHDVVEDTEATLDDIRERFGDRVADLVAHCSERKTDDEGRQRPWIDRKRDHLEALMAAPEASKAIVLADCLHNMRSMVDDLAQEGEPFWNRFNARRDQIFTRFRMVLERLGEGEDDRLRELARLGRLTLAELGGPSLVEEPSGPGQGSGPDQLA; via the coding sequence ATGACCGATCCGCTGTCCCCTCGGTTCGAACGGGCCTTGCGGTGGGCGACCATCTGGCATGATGGTCAGCACCGCAAGGCCAGCCCGACGCCTTATGTGCAGCACCCGATCGCGGTGGCCTGGATTCTCGATCGCCTCGGGTATGACGAGGACGTGGTGATCGCCGCCCTGCTCCACGACGTGGTGGAGGATACGGAAGCGACGCTCGACGACATCCGGGAGCGGTTCGGCGATCGGGTTGCGGACCTGGTGGCCCATTGCTCGGAGCGGAAGACCGACGACGAGGGGCGGCAGCGTCCCTGGATCGACCGCAAACGGGACCACCTGGAGGCCCTGATGGCGGCTCCTGAGGCGTCGAAGGCGATCGTCCTGGCCGATTGCTTGCACAACATGCGGAGCATGGTCGACGACCTGGCACAGGAGGGTGAGCCGTTCTGGAATCGCTTCAATGCGAGGCGTGATCAAATTTTCACGCGATTTCGGATGGTTCTGGAGCGGCTGGGTGAGGGGGAGGACGATCGGCTTCGGGAGCTGGCCCGGTTGGGCCGGTTGACGCTTGCCGAGCTGGGAGGCCCGTCACTCGTTGAGGAGCCGTCGGGACCTGGGCAAGGCTCGGGGCCGGATCAGTTGGCCTGA
- a CDS encoding alpha/beta fold hydrolase, with translation MRRSAKYSAIPSWETEWSPITRWQVEGQGGAHEAIRLGQGEPIVLLPGLAGGWKMVMPLARRLARRHEVHLIGLSGDGALLPRCAGVGVVDEAKSLLSAIDRLGLERPALMGVSYGGAVALEMAIEAPGRFHRLALFGAEAQFGRKWAATIARRALERFPMPSDSPFINQFFNLLHGGKPESGPLADFVVRRCWETDQGVMADRLRALELFDASDRLWRVETPTLILAGTRDVIVTSERQKALARSIAPSRFVTIEGAGHLGFLTHRKEVSARIARHLGVARRTVS, from the coding sequence ATGCGACGATCGGCGAAGTACAGCGCGATCCCGAGCTGGGAGACGGAGTGGAGCCCGATCACGCGATGGCAGGTCGAGGGTCAGGGGGGGGCTCACGAGGCAATCCGATTGGGTCAGGGAGAACCGATCGTCTTGCTTCCGGGGCTGGCGGGTGGCTGGAAGATGGTGATGCCGCTGGCTCGTCGGTTGGCGAGGCGGCATGAAGTCCACCTGATCGGGCTCTCGGGAGACGGGGCGTTGTTGCCCCGATGCGCGGGGGTCGGGGTGGTGGACGAGGCGAAGTCCTTGCTCTCGGCGATTGATCGGCTCGGGCTGGAGCGGCCGGCCCTGATGGGGGTTTCTTACGGCGGGGCCGTGGCCCTGGAGATGGCGATCGAGGCGCCGGGGCGGTTCCATCGGCTGGCCCTGTTCGGGGCCGAGGCACAGTTCGGGAGGAAGTGGGCGGCGACGATCGCCCGCAGGGCGCTCGAACGGTTCCCGATGCCGAGCGACAGCCCGTTCATCAACCAGTTTTTCAACTTGCTGCACGGCGGGAAGCCCGAGTCGGGGCCGCTGGCCGACTTCGTCGTCCGGCGCTGCTGGGAGACGGACCAGGGGGTGATGGCCGACCGGCTCCGGGCGCTCGAACTGTTCGACGCGAGCGACCGGCTCTGGCGGGTCGAGACGCCGACGTTGATCCTGGCCGGGACTCGGGACGTGATTGTGACGAGCGAGCGGCAGAAGGCGCTGGCGCGGTCGATCGCGCCGTCGCGGTTCGTCACGATTGAAGGGGCGGGACACCTGGGCTTCCTGACGCACCGGAAAGAGGTGTCGGCCCGGATTGCCCGTCACCTGGGTGTGGCGCGGCGGACGGTGTCTTGA
- a CDS encoding DUF421 domain-containing protein translates to MNDVPVVDWFYQGWDGPVRIGVVGTLAYLALIVLMRITGTRTLSKMNAFDFVVTVAIGSTLATVLLSRDAALVDGVVALALLILLQWLITWMATRSERVTRLIKAEPRLLVRDGQMLHQAMHSARVIESDILQAVRQQGKGSLDEVSALVLETDGSFSVIPSPIDGEPSALANVDRDVVARRS, encoded by the coding sequence ATGAACGACGTTCCGGTGGTCGATTGGTTTTACCAGGGCTGGGATGGTCCAGTTCGGATTGGGGTCGTGGGCACGTTGGCGTATCTGGCCTTGATCGTGCTGATGAGGATCACCGGCACGCGAACGTTGTCAAAGATGAACGCCTTTGACTTCGTGGTGACGGTAGCGATTGGTTCGACCCTGGCGACGGTCTTGCTTTCGAGGGACGCGGCGCTGGTCGATGGAGTGGTGGCGCTGGCCTTGCTCATTCTGTTGCAATGGCTGATTACCTGGATGGCGACCCGATCGGAACGGGTGACGCGCCTGATCAAGGCCGAGCCGAGGTTACTGGTTCGAGACGGTCAGATGTTACATCAGGCGATGCACAGCGCTCGCGTGATCGAGTCTGACATTCTGCAGGCGGTTCGTCAGCAGGGGAAAGGATCGCTCGACGAGGTGTCGGCCCTGGTGCTGGAAACCGACGGCTCGTTTTCGGTAATTCCGAGCCCCATCGACGGCGAGCCCTCGGCCCTGGCGAACGTGGATCGAGACGTGGTGGCGAGACGGTCGTGA
- a CDS encoding universal stress protein — MKILVPIDGSACRHAVIDAVCQHPWPAGSEIKVMTVIHVRGMEAFDPMMMVPSFHFDMLAEARKHAPKLVEEAAETIMGRTGDVKVTYEVLEGVPRDEIINQAEHWEADLIVLGSHGHGPVGRFFLGSVSHAVTQQAPCSVQVVRPRAEADA; from the coding sequence ATGAAAATCCTTGTGCCGATTGATGGTTCGGCCTGCCGCCATGCGGTGATCGACGCAGTGTGTCAGCACCCGTGGCCGGCCGGAAGCGAAATCAAGGTGATGACGGTCATCCATGTGCGAGGCATGGAAGCCTTCGACCCGATGATGATGGTTCCGTCGTTTCACTTCGACATGCTCGCCGAGGCCCGGAAACACGCGCCGAAGCTGGTCGAGGAAGCGGCCGAAACAATCATGGGGCGAACAGGGGATGTGAAGGTCACCTATGAGGTTCTGGAAGGCGTTCCCAGAGACGAAATCATCAATCAGGCCGAACATTGGGAAGCTGACCTGATTGTGTTGGGATCGCACGGTCATGGACCCGTGGGCCGATTCTTCCTTGGATCGGTCTCGCACGCGGTCACCCAGCAGGCACCGTGTTCGGTGCAGGTCGTTCGGCCGCGTGCCGAGGCGGACGCTTGA